The sequence below is a genomic window from Amphiprion ocellaris isolate individual 3 ecotype Okinawa chromosome 16, ASM2253959v1, whole genome shotgun sequence.
GAAAACAGACAGTAAAGTAATACAACAAACTGATAACAACTATATATGTACTTCAATTTTGGTCAAACCTTTGATATGTGGTCATGCGGTGGTACTGTGTGAAAATGCTTCTGGCCAGCCAGGGGAACAGCAAACCACAGGTTAGCCCCCCATAGCCTCCCAACATAGCTGCTATCAGCAGGATGGCAGCTCCACTCAGGGTCGGAAAAAACAGCGTCCAGTAGTATAAAACTGGTGACAAACAAGACAGTATATAAATGTCCCAATGCATATGAGTGCattcaaaatataaacacacacaaagcattTTCAGTGTCACAGATCTATCATTATCATTACCATTGTTATCAACATAATCATTATCCATGTTGTTTATTGCAAATGAATGATGAAAACTACACAGTGATATTTACCATGAGACTCTCTGGGCTTGTGGTGTATTGGCTCATTAATGTACCGACTCAGTAGTTTGGTGAGTTGCTGATGTCTGGAGAAAAATACAGCATAGTATTAATCAGCATCATAATCCCAGGAGAAAAATGTAACCTGGCAAGGCAAGCCTACTGGATATTATAAAGGCGCTACAGGGTGTGACTGTCCCACGCAGTGCCCTGCTAGTCAGTGTTTTTCCAGATATTTCTAAAGGGAGCAGATTCACCTAAATGCTTTCCCCTGTTTGCTGAGATCCAGTGGCGTGAGGCCGCTGTGATTCTTCTGATGGAGCATCCTGCACCCTGTTCTCTGCAGCAGTGTCCAGCACACCTCCACTCCGCCCCTCTCTGCTGCAACGTGAAGCGctgtcgccccctgctggtcaacTGCATCCACAGCACACCTCTGGAACACAAACAGAGGGCTGAGGGTGGATGGCTGCTTAAAGATGATGCACATCTAGTAAAAACTGCACTGGCCCCTGTATGATCAAGCATCTTGAAATTTAACTGATCGTTTTTTATATTTCCATGTGTGTGGGCTATGATTTTGTTTATCATAATGTGGATTCATTTCCATTCAAGTATGTGGCCTCTTTTTTGAGATTTTGTTATGCTTTCCCTCACAACCCTGTCCTGTCTCTGTCCCAATGCTCCCTGCTGTGGTCCtccttaaaactgcaaaaagaagTAAATGAAGCCCATTTTCAAGGAGGCAGTGATGATGCCACTGGTCACAGTCATGTCTGACATTGTTGATTGGGGAATTTTGACAGGGGTGTTTCTCAAAGATCCGAGAGAGCGAGCACAAATCTGAGAGCAGTAGTTTGGCTAGCGCACAGAAGCAGTCTGATAGCACAGGACATTTGTGCAACCAAACGTATATCTGAGTGTAAACAGGTTTCAGCAGTAGCAGAGCAGATTGCATCTGTGCGGGGGCTATCTGAGAGAGTAGATAGGGTTTTCAGgggaaaacattacaaaatctgaatgttaaATAATGCATTTGGGACTCTGGAATCTGGTTACATGATTTGATTTCAGCTATAAGCTATTTTGTATTGTGATGTGTACAGTTATTTAGTCATCTTAGTTTTCTTATTTAAGATTGCTCCTGGCAGTTTTACATGAGTGCTTATTGGGAGTGAGGCTTAACAATACAGTAAATGTGTGGGCTGGAGACACAACACAATGAGCAAAAGGTGACTACAAGTTCAGTAAAGCCAcagtacatttttacatgttgattctcATTCTGTGTAGCAACAACAGCTACTGTTTTACATACACCTTGTGTATTACTGTTGGCCAACTAAAGCTTGTGAATGAGTGAGAGAGCAAAGATTAAGTCATACCTGGTCTCTGAGCAAATATCGAACCACCTCTGTGTTTCCTGTGGATGCAGCCAGATGAAGAGGCGTCACCTTGTACATGTCTGTGTCCGAGAACCGGAACATTCCCGTCTCCCACAAATAGTGCACTGCAACACTGGGAAAGATAACTACCAGTTAATCACaccaataaaccaaaaaaaaaattgtctgtgGTGTGATGTTTCCTCCACTTACATGCTTCCTCCAGTAACTGCATGATGCAGTGATGTTTTTCCCTGCAGGTCTATGAGCTGCAAATCAGCTCCATACTGCATCATTTGATGTATGATGTAGATGTTCCCTTGCCTGGTGGGAGAACAAAGTGCAATTAGGCAGGATCAAGTACAGAGAAAAGAGCACAGTGCTTGCATCACACCATCACCTCTACAATCCAGGGACAGCCTAAATGTGCATCTGCTGTTCACCTGCAGGCAAAATGAAAGGCTGTCTGTCCTGCATCACATGTCAGGTTCGGATCAGCTCCGGTACTGAGGAAAAGGTCGACCAGGGAGCGGTTGCCATGGAGGGCTGCGTAGTGGAGCGGGGTGAAGCCACCCCAGCCTGCAGGAACACAAATACATCACAGTCAGGCTTGAGGATGCTGATCTTCATACTGATCTGCCCTCTCTCTGACAAACAATATAAAGCTGACACAAATGCACGCTCTGTCAGCCTGTTGattgtaaaggaaaaaaaaccctctggAGTTGGGGTTAGGCTTCCTTCAGCACAATGTGACTTTGTGCTGTGTTGTCACAGGAtctatccatctgtccatcacaGGATCTGTGCCAGACCATGtcacagaggagctgcagggagGTCAGGTTTCTCCTTGGCATTGAGACAAAATCACATCAGGAGACGCTGGAGAATGATCAAGTATGTAATAACATGGTGTAAAATTAGAGCTGTGCATGCTGCGATATGTCCACATTAGCCTGGTTATATGAGAGTTCAGAAGACAGGTAATGCACACACATAACATGAGTAATAAAGGCGTCTTATATTTGTAAACAGTTCCTGGATTTAATATGAGAAAATCAGGAAATGCCATCAGGGAGAGGCtaaacacaacaggaagagCCCACTTTAACAAATGTGCATGAATAAAAGACGAAACCAGACTTTGAGTTTGCGCCGTATTCTATTCTGTCTTACCTTTCTGCTTGAGGATTGATCGGTCATTCTGCACGAAGTGTATACACTGTTCAATATTTCCTCGCTGTATACAGTCAAATATGTCTCCACCGCTGCCGGAGCACATCGGATGCATTTTGACTGACGCACACAGGCTGATCTTCTGCTGTTTCCACCGACAGAAAAACTGAGAAGGAAACAAAATCAGCTCGGGAAGCTACAACATCATAATGTAAAGTGAGCTGGGAGATCATCTGTCGCTGCAAAGTAACGGGGATCTTTCATTGTGCTAAACTGATTGAGGCAGACCACGCCCTGGACACCTCATTGGGGAATGCAGGTCACATGACCGGTGATGTCAGCGCGCCAAGTAAACACGTGGTCGCTATAAATACAGCGACACTTCCGAAGAGAGGCAAATTGTgtgtaaaaagaaatattttgatCAAAGCAGAAAGTTAATCACCCATTATTTGTAGAGATAATTTTAACAAATGttaagatatattttttaaagcaaacacCTAAGAAACGAAAAGTTTTTAACATGAGTTTAAggataaatgcacattttttggtgattATTCCTTCTATTCAATATTGCAGTCTATAACACATAAAAAGGcctttaaaagaacaaaatgttgGAATTTCTATAAATTCTTTACAGCTTCGAGATTACAAATCAgaaccaaaaagacaaaatacaaataaaaaccaCAGTAAATTAattactgtacaaaaaaagaaagattctAATCATAAACTGAATTTACAGATAAGAAAACAAACTTGTGTTCttccaaaaaagacaaacaagcagatAAACAATAACATAACAGACACGAtgtagcaaaaaacaaaacatcacatcatcacattttacaacagaaaaaaaaatactaaataatttCTAGGAACTTCAATTTCTACATAAACACTTCTTTCTGATCCTGTTTCATTctttggtgttttatttttatttttcaacagctCAGCAAGACTTTAATCATTTGATGCGCAGtatgggtcaggagatacccattttccattggatttgggtcacttttgacccatgttgtgcatcaaagggttaatttcCGGTGTTCAGAAATTGCATCATGCCTGAACACTGCGTGAGaagtgattttgttttgttttggtttttttgtattttttttagctcagaGGGATAATGCAAGTAACGACTTGCGTTTAGCCAAAGCTCTGTCAAAACACTTGATGTTATTGGCTGCAGGCAACAGTGAGCAGGACTGCAGAGAATAAAATGGCTTGAAAATGAGTTACAATGCGCGACGGAACTGGTTTTGACTTCAGAGATATGAGTTAACATCAGGTGCATGGtcattcttgtttgttttgaataATTCTGCAGACTTCTcgttatgatcctgctctagcccctgcccttctttctccttcttcctcttttcttccttttccccttcttcctgtcattgtcatctgtctcttctgtatttttctcaCTCATCCTGTCAtctctgttgtctctctctcattgTCTTGTCCCTCTGGTTCCCTCTGTTGGTGTCTGTTggtctctgcatctgtctgtctcccttgtctcactcacctgcctgcacctTGCTGATTGCAGTGATGCACATCAGCTGCACTAATTAGTTCACTCTTTTCACCTGTTCTCTACTTCACCACCTGCTATTTCAGCCCCgtgctttcattcactccccgctGCATCATCGACCCACGTGCCTTCATAGGCTAGTTTCCATATAGACTCTGTTTCTCcagtttttggactctgtttttccccctcctggatttccccaCATGGACTCAGTTATCCTCCTGGGTTCTCACCAGCCCTGCTTCACTCTCCAGCCTGTTTTTCCTGTCTCGTCTCAGTCTGGCCCTGGATTCTCTAAGCCTGTTCCCCCCCTGTTGTCCGTTCCtccatcttgtgagtacccgTTAGCTTAGTGTTGCTAACTCACTTTAGCTTTGTCGACTTCCGTTTTTGGAATCTTAGTATTGGTTTTAGTAGTGTCACTTATTTGGTTTAGTTTCCCCCCTGTTCGGTTACCCATtttctgtattggtttagttcctgttttgttaaaataaagacCTCTTTCTCTTGGACCACCTGTCTGCCGCTATCTGTGCCTGGATTCTCTGACTCCTTCCCGTAACACTTCCTTTATTGCTGAAATTCTAACTTTTCATATTGGACAAATGCAAAGTTTATTAATAATGGCTTTGTTTAGTCACATTGCCCAAATGAGCCAAACTACCAGCTGATTAAAGTCACTGTTACACGTGAACTTCTTGCTAAAGTGTCCCCAGTTAAAACTAAAATTACTGATTAATCCGGTTTTAAAAGTGGGATTTCGTAACTCTGGCATGTTTTTCTCTCAGTATCTGGCGGcacatttctgcatcattaaTACTCACCAGATGGCGCCGTTTATCCATGTTAATTCTTATATCCCACAATGAGGGTAAACTGATTGATCCTCAATTACAAGATGTAAcacaaaatctgttttgttgctGGCTTTGCTCCTTTGGCTTATTGTGATTTATTGTGCCTTATTTAggatttatttcaatttttttttttttaattctaagGAACACAGATTGCTGCTGATTCCTCTTGGGTGTCTCAGGTCATCCATAAAGAAATTTCTAGTCGGTGCTAAAGATTTGTGGTACTATATTCTGTCCTGCATCATAGATTATAAAATATAGTCTCCATTTGGATGTTGAATCAACTCGGTGTTTAAAATCTCTTCTTGAAGCCATTTTATTGAGGCTTTCTTGCTTTGATTTGTTTGTATATCTTAGCTAATTTTATTTACACAATTGCGTTATCATCTTTAGTAATCATGAAGCACTTTGCAATCATGTTTGCGCTCCCTAAAGTTATATTTAATATACTTGAACCCCTTTAAACACAAATCAGTGTTTGTCACTGGTAAGTTTAATCAGTCTATCCACATTAACCTGTATTTACAAGCTGTCTGTGGATTTCTGTGGTGAATCATGAGATCCTGTCGTTGTGATTCATATCGTTACAGCCTTACAGGACAGGctataaaaagaaaagggacTCTGTGAGCTGCAGTGGGAGGGCCCCATCCAACCAGCTAAACAACTGTTTCTCACTTCTGCTTCTCTAAGGAAGTTGGGAGGCACATGACCTGCACCAGCTGATAGGAGTTGCTCTGCTTGCTCAAAGTTCAGTCTGCTCAGTGCAGATTAGTAAGGGGCGGGTAATTGTACAGAAGGGTCTGCACACTGCGCTGGTCATGCCTTAGCAGGCCTCTGCTTGTCTCTTCCTCCTGACATGGGAACAGACTCAGACCATTCACTCAGTTGGAATAACACCGCAAAGATGACAACGTCCACTTAGAACCTGGAAATTCCCAGATGGCTCTCACACAGGTAAGAGTATCAGGATTTAACTGTCTGTTGTATGAATGATTATACTTTGCAAACACTTATTAAAGGCAAAAAGAAGTGCTACTGTCCTGTGGATCACATGCATCTTTCATTTTGACATACTTGACTGTGTGTGACTGAAAAACTCACAAGAGTCATGTGTTGCTTTCACAAGTGCCAAGCAATAtaaagtgtgtttgtgcttaCTGTCAGCCTCTCACTCGCATGAACTGCACACAGAACGTTCTCGCATGGGGAAACATCAAAGTATTAATGAATTTCTCTGGAATGTGAGCTGCCTTTGCCTTTACTTATCATCACAACTGACTTTTCTGCTCCATCTCATCAGTAAATCAGTGTGTCCCCAAAAATTTCCCCCTATTGTTCATCATGAGTGTGTGTCTCAAAATAGAAAGTGCCCAGAATAATATCACGGTAATGAGGAAACAGTGCTCTAGTGAAGCTACAGTCACACAGCTACATGTCATTTGGTGTGACATGGAAGTGTCACATGTACATTCACAGCCTCCAGGATGACAAATTACATCTTAGTCTACAAACTGGGAGAAATGTTAAGCGATTCTCAACATCCTCAGATTTTATTAGGGCAATATCAGTGTGATTTTTGGAAGTACAAAGACCCTGATTTGCCATTTTGGTGTTTGTGAGCCTAATATAAGGTCATATTGTCATTCTTACACAAAAGATTACTGAATTCTCAGACTGCTGCGTAATTTATTTTGATGACAAAACACTACATTGGGACACTGAACTATTTGGCCTCTTGAAATTTAAAGATCAGTGTAAAAAGTTGGACATGAAGGAGTAGATTTGAAGCTTGAAGCTGACATTTACTGGTAATATGTTTCCAAATATCAAGTTATGGCTGTAATTAAAAGTTGGACATCTGTTGCCAAGTGCCTGCTCATGGGTTTTTCTCCATAATATGATATTCTAGGGTCTTGAACTTACTACCTGAAGTGCCTTGCTATAACCTTTGTTGTGAATAGGTgctcaacaaataaaactgaattgaactgaaacaGCTGAACATCAACCATAGTTTATGGATCGGTCAGAGGCTGATAACCAGTAATTAAGAAAGGCACATGACTGCCAGAGGTCTGCTCTTCTGTCTGGTGATTTCTCAATGAAGGCACTGTATTCAGGCAAGAAGGGGAGAAGGTTTGGTTTGGGTCAAATTTATCCCAGCCCTGTGGAAATATGCGATACTAATCTGAGGTAATACATGAAACAGGCTGAGGAAATGTGATTAAATCATATTGTGAAGATCATGTAGTATCACagtatctaaaaaaaaaaagatggagcTTGGCCTGAAGACTTCTTGTTTTTCCCCTCCAGGACCAGACTGTTAAAGGGGAGAGGATTAATAAGGAAACTGGAGAGCTGAGTGCTTCAGGGGAGTTATCTGTCTCCGTGGAGTTGAAGTCAGAGAAAGTGGAGGGCTCTTCTAGCAACCCTCAACTCCCACAAGTGCTCAGGGAGCAACTGCAGGAGTTGGGAATTCACACATACTCGAGCCTCGGCCACATAACTGACCATGTTCCTTTAGAGCGGCGAGAGGAGCATCTGGTCAAAGTCCTGCCTCTCTACATACAGGTATGAGCCActgaaacaaaaatgtgcacatcTCATATTGtccattcattcatcattttcagttatattttgaatgaaatatACACAGGGACATCATCTGGAGAAGCCATACTGGATCAGGCCATGATGATGTAAAGCAGAAGCACACTACTAACTAAAAGTCAACTTTGAAATGATTAAACAGACTCGCCAAAATAATGTGGTCACTGGATAAGttctctgctgttgtttctcCGTAAATCAGTTCACTGAGCTGTCACATGAAATACAAAGCACTTCAGATCCATGGCTTCAGGCTGCGCTTTGATTAATTggaaaaagtagaatttctcATTTACTATGCTTTAACTGTGTCACATTTCCCGAGAAAATTTGCATCTTTCGTTCCGTGCACACTTTAAATTCCATCACTGATCTCTGACCGGACTTAGAGCTACAGACGTAATCAGTTTTGGTTTGTGTgtggttctgtgtgtgtgtctgtgcatatgtgtgtgtgtgtttgtgtgtgcgggTGTATGTAAAAGCCTCATGACCAGAGATTTGACCAGAACATAGAGCCTCACTTAACAACAGCAAACTCAGTGAAATGCGATATCCTCTTATGGAACTGAAAAGAGTGTACTGTATGCTCTGGCTTCTATTATTTATAGCGTAGTGCATTAGTAAAAGCAAATATCCTGCTACAATATGGTCCTAAACTTCATATCCAGCACTTTACAGGTGAAGACATACAGTAGTTGGAACAATACAACCCAGtgcatgaaaaatgacattttgtggCATTAATtacacattacattacatttaaattaacacTCAATTGTCAGGTTTTGACCAGACATAACCAGTTTAACTCTCTGACCCCCAtcagtttctgagcatttttgcTCCCGCTGCGTTTTTATGTACTGCGGGCTCATTTTTCGTtacaatatgaagtcctgcacctgtaTGGAAACATCACAACCATGACTAGTCAAGTAGAAGAGAAAACTCCAAAAGGTCTACTGTCCGGTGTGACATAGTTAGGATGCTATTAATcagaaaaaagagaacaaaattggatttctttgaatatttatttccCAAAAtcgaaaaaaaaagtataatcaGCATCTACAACATTTTCCCAAGTGTCCAGATGTGTTAACAATACTGGTGActctacatgctatagatatgTTACTGCTtccatttttaatcaatttccATACTTATCtcttgtctgctctgtgtaaacacagcctgcatttCAACCAGAAAGTTCCTAATTTCTTGTCACAATACTAACGGTTGTAGCTTGGTTACTAATAGCTTCAGGGTTGCACTAAGGATAgcagaatttttgcatttttttgcattttttaacaacAGTTCACGAAAAATTAGGTGTTTTTGATAAACTATAACAATTGACAAAGattagatttggttaaattttccAACTGAAtgacacatcacagatgagtaggtCAAACCACTGGAAAGTTGGAAATCTGActgtgctttttgttttctcattttttaaaccctttgatgcataacatgggtcaaaagtgacccaaatccaatggaaaatgagtatctcctgatgtggtctacgcatcaaagggttataTATGTAAAAcagtgatttctttttttttttaaagaaaacatgtctGTCAAACTCGCttgtgggttttggggttcagagggttaatacaaAATGTCTGCAATTAATAATCCAAATTTAAGTCAAAGttataattttcagtttttgttgaaattcttttaaaaacgtGCTGAGGGAACTAATTTTAGGGACTgtatttggttttgttgttgaaCTGTATTGTGTTATGATTAGATATAGGTACATGTATATGTGGTGgatgaaattaataaaactcAGATTTGAAAGTGTACTTGCAAAACATTTAGATTAAATTGTGAAGTATTTAACAgctcaattgtttttttttgtttttctccagtgTCTTAGTATGATGGACTATCTCTTCTCTGATCCCAGGTCTGCGAGGATGGGGGCAGAGTTGAAAGTTTGGACATTAAGGGGCTTGCAGCttttactgctgacactgtCATCGATAACATTCACAACAGACTGGCAGAAAGGCCTGCAGGTGAAACAATTGCTTCTATCAGGAAATACAACGCAGTTAATTCCAAGCAGAGGGACTTTCCTGAAGCTATGTCTACTTCTGCTTTTTCTGTGTGCTGTGATTGTTTTCCAGtgcattttttcatgttgtaaatgcaattgattttaatgaaaaatataaaatatgaaatctGTTCACAGAGTGAGGATATACCTAATAAGTAGCTCCGGTTTCTCTGGTTGTACATTGCCAATGCTCTGTCAAATTTCTTTTGTCATCTCTTTTCCCTGCACCCTCAACAGAGGGGCCTCTGTCACTAGTTGTTTATATGAAACTTATATTTTTCTGCCTGCAGGAAAAAGAAAGTAATTTAGGGAAGTAGATACTTCTGGTTTTTGATGCAGCATTAGTATGGGTTTTAGTAAAGCCACTAACATGGTGCATGTGGTAGCTGTTTAGAACTTCATAAAAGTgtaacttttctttctttattgttgGTATGTACTTCTTGGTACACACCGCTGTCATATAAGTTATTAGGAAGCATTGTGCAGTAAACAAATCCTGTCCCTTtctacagacagaaacagaatgCAATTTTGGTGACTGGAAATAGAATGTAAACTCTTATATTAATGCTTCCTCTGTATGCTAAATTTAGATTGAATCATTACTGTGACAGTAGACAGTGAAGCAGCTGTATTATATCAGTCTTGCTGTCTTTGATTTGCTGTTTCTGACTTTTTGGCCCTGTTAGTGCTCCGTAGTCATGGGTAACTAAATCAGATTTGCATTTACAGAAGGAGCTCGTGAAGAGGTGGTACGGTTCTTCAAGAGGGCGGATGAGGACACAAATCGTGAAGTTCAAGAAAGTTCAGGATGGCTGCTGTTAAAGTCCCTtttgttgatcacagctgacaGCTCAGTGAGTTATAATTAACAGTTTTCAAGTCAAATAAATTTGCAATTTCAGGTTACTGCAGTGTATTTTCAGTTCATTCGTTTTGTTGAATTGCCAACCTTTTTACCAAACCTAGCACAACCATACataaaaaatcccaaaactgaaaaaaaaacattggttattatcattaatattataaatacaatttCAAGTATTGTCAATGAATTTTTCCAGAATGTTTGCactctttcacttttttttcacttttttttttagatatctGAACGTTGcttgttgtctgtgtgtgtgtttgcaggataTATTGTCCTGTATAAACCCAGGACTTCCTGCTG
It includes:
- the si:ch211-223a10.1 gene encoding putative ZDHHC-type palmitoyltransferase 6, with product MHPMCSGSGGDIFDCIQRGNIEQCIHFVQNDRSILKQKGWGGFTPLHYAALHGNRSLVDLFLSTGADPNLTCDAGQTAFHFACRQGNIYIIHQMMQYGADLQLIDLQGKTSLHHAVTGGSIVAVHYLWETGMFRFSDTDMYKVTPLHLAASTGNTEVVRYLLRDQRCAVDAVDQQGATALHVAAERGGVEVCWTLLQRTGCRMLHQKNHSGLTPLDLSKQGKAFRHQQLTKLLSRYINEPIHHKPRESHVLYYWTLFFPTLSGAAILLIAAMLGGYGGLTCGLLFPWLARSIFTQYHRMTTYQRLPNPVYLGTLLAGMFHSLLCFYGKMMPSVWPTSALAQVSLVHFTILLGLFCKVLTQDPGELDRADADPRFSCIADLVENNQSPHRFCPYCELFQPDYTKHCKLCEVCIKDYDHHCLFLNRCVGRGNHRLFLLFILSMVTAHLLFIATATSYLYSKMSAGSSGLSSWLTLFGEEFWVVVMMIMNALTLLWEVWLLTEQFEAVATGTTTYFRQCESSARQRSLGQRWVLVLSFLLEGRRRVGSGQTREDKTAIDI